From the Chloroflexus aurantiacus J-10-fl genome, one window contains:
- the tkt gene encoding transketolase: MNNPMITTIDQLCANAIRALAIDAVQQANSGHPGMPLGMADAAYVLWTRFLKHNPSDPHWPNRDRFVLSAGHGSMLLYALLHLTGYDVSLDDLKQFRQWGSRTPGHPEYHETPGVEMTTGPLGQGIATAVGMAIAERWLATRFNRVGFPVVDHYTYVIASDGDLMEGISHEAASLAGHLRLGKLIVLYDSNDISLVGPTRLAWSEQVADRFAAYGWQVLYADGHNMSSVALALAEAIVDGERPSLIITRTVIGYASPRAGSHKAHGEPLGVEGVKLTKEALGWPQEPAFYVPDEVYEHMQMAVEVGETRQREWEAMFRRYRASYPDLAAQWDLMQQGGLPTGWEQAIPTFAPDPKAKGTRVASGAVLQALAPIIPGLLGGSADLHTSDFTYLEGLGSINGEDFSARNLHFGVREHAMGAILNGMALHGGIIPYGGTFLVFSDYMRPAIRLAALMRLRVIYVFTHDSIGVGEDGPTHQPVEHLLALRAIPNLLVVRPGDANEVAMAWRLALQRSDGPTAIILSRQNVPTLDRTQLGAADGTLRGGYVLRDADAAQALIIATGSEVALALAAADHLAGEGIATRVVSMPCRELFDQQDAAYRDRVLPPQIRARVAVEAGRSIGWERYVGCAGAIIGVDRFGASAPFQRIYTEFGLTVERVVAAVKDQLVRHE, from the coding sequence ATGAATAACCCGATGATCACCACGATTGACCAGTTATGTGCCAATGCTATTCGCGCGCTGGCGATTGATGCCGTTCAGCAAGCTAACAGCGGCCATCCCGGTATGCCACTTGGGATGGCCGATGCTGCATACGTGCTCTGGACGCGCTTTCTGAAGCATAATCCGAGCGATCCACACTGGCCGAACCGGGATCGCTTTGTCCTGTCAGCCGGTCACGGTTCGATGTTACTCTACGCCCTGCTCCACCTTACCGGTTACGATGTGTCGCTGGATGACCTGAAGCAATTTCGGCAATGGGGGAGTCGCACACCCGGCCATCCTGAGTATCACGAAACGCCGGGGGTTGAGATGACGACCGGCCCGCTCGGTCAGGGGATTGCGACGGCGGTCGGGATGGCAATTGCCGAGCGCTGGCTGGCGACCAGATTTAATCGGGTAGGGTTTCCGGTCGTTGACCACTACACCTACGTCATTGCCAGCGATGGTGATCTGATGGAGGGCATTTCCCACGAGGCGGCCAGTCTGGCCGGCCATTTACGGCTGGGGAAACTGATCGTCTTGTACGATAGCAACGATATTTCGCTGGTGGGGCCAACCCGCCTGGCCTGGAGCGAACAGGTTGCTGATCGGTTTGCCGCTTACGGCTGGCAGGTGTTGTACGCCGATGGGCACAATATGTCTTCGGTAGCGCTGGCCCTGGCCGAAGCGATTGTCGATGGTGAACGACCTTCCCTGATCATTACCCGCACCGTAATAGGGTATGCCAGTCCACGGGCCGGCAGCCATAAGGCCCACGGTGAGCCGCTTGGCGTCGAAGGCGTGAAATTGACCAAAGAGGCGTTAGGCTGGCCGCAGGAACCGGCTTTCTACGTGCCCGATGAGGTCTACGAACATATGCAGATGGCGGTCGAAGTTGGTGAGACCCGCCAGCGTGAATGGGAGGCGATGTTTCGGCGGTATCGAGCGTCGTACCCCGATCTGGCCGCGCAGTGGGATTTGATGCAGCAGGGCGGTTTACCGACAGGCTGGGAACAGGCCATCCCGACCTTTGCCCCCGATCCGAAAGCTAAAGGTACCCGTGTCGCGTCGGGAGCCGTGTTGCAGGCACTCGCTCCGATCATCCCCGGTCTGCTGGGAGGTTCAGCCGATCTGCACACCTCGGACTTTACCTATCTGGAAGGACTGGGTTCGATCAACGGTGAGGATTTCAGTGCGCGCAACCTGCATTTCGGTGTGCGGGAGCACGCGATGGGTGCCATTCTCAACGGTATGGCGCTGCACGGTGGGATTATTCCTTACGGCGGCACCTTTCTCGTGTTCAGCGACTACATGCGCCCGGCCATCCGGCTGGCGGCCTTGATGCGGTTACGAGTGATTTACGTCTTTACGCACGACAGTATCGGTGTTGGCGAAGATGGGCCGACCCACCAGCCGGTAGAGCATCTGCTGGCACTGCGGGCCATTCCCAACCTGCTGGTTGTGCGACCGGGTGATGCCAATGAGGTGGCAATGGCCTGGCGTCTGGCACTGCAACGGAGCGATGGCCCAACCGCGATCATCCTCTCCCGGCAGAACGTGCCGACACTTGACCGGACGCAGCTTGGTGCCGCCGATGGCACCCTGCGCGGTGGCTACGTGCTGCGTGATGCGGACGCGGCTCAGGCGTTGATCATTGCGACCGGTTCGGAAGTGGCGCTGGCCCTGGCAGCCGCCGATCATCTGGCCGGGGAAGGCATTGCCACGCGCGTTGTCAGTATGCCTTGTCGCGAACTGTTTGATCAACAAGATGCCGCCTACCGTGATCGGGTGCTGCCACCGCAGATCAGAGCGCGGGTGGCCGTAGAGGCAGGGCGCTCAATCGGCTGGGAGCGCTATGTTGGCTGTGCAGGCGCGATTATCGGGGTGGATCGCTTCGGTGCCTCTGCGCCATTCCAGCGCATTTACACCGAATTCGGTCTGACCGTCGAGCGGGTTGTGGCGGCGGTGAAAGATCAGCTCGTGCGGCACGAATAG
- the hisF gene encoding imidazole glycerol phosphate synthase subunit HisF, with the protein MLTRRIIPCLDVKAGRVVKGVKFLNHRDAGDPVELAAAYNAAGADELVFYDITASSDERAIMVEVVERTAAEVFIPLTVGGGLRSVDDMYRMLRAGADKVSLNTAAVYNPQLIAEGARRFGSQCIVLSVDAKRVNAPGEPPRWEVFTHTGANPRPTGLDAIEWIKRGIDLGAGEICINSMDADGARTGYDLELLQAITAISPVPVIASGGVGSPHDMYRGIVEGGADAVLAASIFHFGDYSVADVKRYLAERGVAVRMI; encoded by the coding sequence ATGCTGACGCGACGAATCATTCCCTGTCTTGATGTCAAAGCAGGACGTGTGGTGAAGGGCGTGAAATTCCTGAATCACCGTGATGCCGGTGATCCGGTAGAGCTGGCGGCTGCCTACAATGCTGCCGGGGCCGATGAACTGGTCTTCTACGACATCACGGCATCCAGCGACGAGCGGGCCATTATGGTCGAGGTTGTAGAACGCACGGCTGCCGAAGTATTTATTCCGCTCACGGTTGGTGGTGGGTTACGCAGCGTTGACGATATGTACCGCATGCTGCGGGCCGGTGCCGACAAGGTCAGCCTGAATACAGCAGCGGTCTACAACCCGCAGCTCATTGCCGAGGGCGCCCGGCGGTTTGGCAGCCAATGCATTGTGCTGTCGGTTGATGCCAAACGGGTGAACGCGCCAGGCGAACCACCACGCTGGGAAGTCTTTACCCATACCGGGGCCAATCCGCGCCCGACGGGGCTTGACGCTATCGAGTGGATCAAGCGAGGGATCGATCTGGGGGCCGGTGAAATCTGTATCAATAGCATGGACGCCGACGGTGCGCGTACCGGGTATGATCTGGAGCTATTACAGGCGATTACCGCCATTTCCCCGGTACCGGTCATCGCGTCCGGTGGTGTCGGTTCGCCGCACGACATGTATCGCGGCATCGTCGAAGGCGGTGCCGATGCGGTACTGGCCGCGTCCATCTTCCACTTCGGCGACTACTCAGTGGCCGATGTCAAACGCTACCTGGCTGAACGGGGGGTGGCGGTGAGGATGATATAA
- a CDS encoding B12-binding domain-containing radical SAM protein gives MKVALIALPGKQTNQMPPLTLAYVAAVLEQRRIIVRMYDHALDATGSWHDIRRRLQTFQPQRVIVGGEDSRTIEQAVAQIHQSYPDILPLLVQRNGTDAPAAITGVLAWLDGVATVNQCLPNDVPFPARHLLSLEHYALRAPGGELQTPVVIGWHINGQWHMRQPRQIGQELRTLVEEAGIRHVLFCEPALTIDEQWFTELLNYLISASLNVKWQAAVALEHLDEETIPRLAQAGCEALTFVIAATSIFDSASRRNQARKLLTTIREHGIYTHATILLEPPYESIARLIDVAATFSLNDVSFELMQTMRVGDDEQTIKRFARQRYQEGQTRQRLIDRFGPVLGGLLWQLRVQHVDEDEELGG, from the coding sequence GTGAAGGTTGCACTCATTGCTCTACCCGGCAAACAGACCAATCAGATGCCGCCGCTGACTCTGGCCTACGTGGCGGCTGTTTTGGAACAACGTCGCATCATTGTGCGCATGTACGACCATGCCCTGGATGCAACGGGAAGCTGGCACGATATTCGGCGTCGCCTGCAAACGTTTCAGCCCCAACGTGTCATCGTCGGCGGTGAAGATAGCCGCACGATTGAACAGGCAGTCGCGCAGATTCATCAGTCTTATCCTGACATTTTGCCATTGCTGGTTCAACGCAACGGTACTGATGCACCCGCAGCCATCACCGGTGTCCTGGCCTGGCTTGATGGCGTAGCAACGGTCAATCAATGCCTGCCAAACGATGTCCCCTTTCCGGCCCGTCATCTGTTGTCGCTTGAGCACTACGCACTCCGTGCACCGGGTGGAGAGCTACAAACCCCCGTTGTGATCGGCTGGCATATCAATGGGCAATGGCACATGCGCCAGCCCCGCCAGATCGGTCAGGAGCTGCGCACGCTGGTGGAAGAGGCCGGAATCCGCCACGTACTGTTTTGCGAACCGGCATTGACCATTGATGAACAGTGGTTTACTGAACTACTCAACTATCTGATAAGCGCCAGTTTGAATGTCAAATGGCAGGCAGCGGTCGCCCTCGAACACCTGGACGAAGAGACGATTCCGCGGCTGGCTCAGGCCGGTTGTGAAGCACTGACGTTTGTCATTGCCGCTACCAGCATTTTTGACTCTGCCAGCAGGCGTAACCAGGCGCGTAAACTGCTCACTACTATCCGTGAGCATGGTATCTACACCCACGCGACTATCCTGCTCGAACCGCCTTACGAATCCATCGCTCGCCTGATCGATGTTGCGGCTACGTTTAGCCTTAACGATGTCTCTTTTGAATTGATGCAGACGATGCGGGTTGGCGATGACGAGCAAACCATCAAACGCTTTGCCCGTCAACGGTATCAGGAAGGACAAACCCGCCAGCGCCTGATTGATCGCTTTGGCCCGGTGCTCGGCGGTTTGCTCTGGCAACTACGGGTGCAGCACGTGGATGAGGATGAGGAATTGGGTGGGTAG
- a CDS encoding ATP-binding protein, giving the protein MKHNTWQLQTIIRRLLPLPALGLSWLLTQFSLPSAAWGGLIGYGLVNVALLLLLRHHPTSTNRLLTLAGLSDLLMIIWSIFLISTSPLLAVVQGVGALRAWRYRFHSFWPALLPALIGLLYPFTTPSPWTDNPLTLTTLVPVGSFLLSIITVLALVWFGQRRNLVALDWRARYDQLRREQKQQVAGLEASNNDLRERLRRMEALGESLRAISSSLSLDDVLRQILDSLTHMLGVQRIDNVALTLARDNGLEHQILHNDAQQSDWATALAQVVITEKRTVLLDAHEIAQEPVWHSLADQQWQAALSVPLFDPDQPDRIRGALSVVSRQSEAFSPAEERHLTSFSIQAMIAIRNAELHVQLSRQQAMLSAILHDMADGLIVYDEAGNVYLDNAVARQAIAHSAAYNGRLADHLIDTARQLYQSKVSFSKEIIDGEAEQARWYQIHATLVNPSPDTCLAVLVLHDITDQKVQERQRREFIGKLAHELRNPLNVLNGNLDIVLKESDKVGTLTEAQRYFLGEVKDSYKRLWKRIEELIEINRNGTSQLKLRPVRTNIIDIIINTCVQQQQPAKSHGVDLCWEVPDQLPDMFLDEERIGQVLTNLIENAIKAMPDGGQITVSAEQQQDYVLVHVTDTGIGIPADQIEKVFLPYHQVPSHVNGRETKNTHLGLGLAICKQFVEAHNGRIWISHSEVGKGTRFTFSLPIMPETEQTIKTGSQTTA; this is encoded by the coding sequence ATGAAGCATAACACCTGGCAACTGCAAACGATTATCCGTCGCCTCTTGCCGTTGCCGGCATTGGGGTTAAGCTGGCTGCTAACCCAATTCAGTCTACCGTCTGCCGCCTGGGGTGGATTGATTGGTTACGGTTTGGTCAATGTTGCCTTACTACTACTCCTTCGCCATCACCCAACTTCGACTAACCGCCTCCTGACACTCGCCGGCCTGAGCGATTTGCTCATGATCATCTGGTCGATCTTCCTGATCAGCACCAGCCCGCTGCTGGCCGTTGTTCAAGGGGTGGGTGCCTTGCGCGCATGGCGCTACCGGTTCCATTCATTCTGGCCGGCACTGCTGCCGGCGTTGATTGGCCTGCTCTACCCGTTTACCACTCCTTCGCCCTGGACAGACAATCCACTAACGTTGACCACGCTGGTGCCGGTTGGAAGCTTCCTGTTAAGCATCATTACTGTTCTGGCTTTGGTCTGGTTTGGGCAGCGACGCAATCTGGTAGCGCTCGATTGGAGGGCACGGTACGATCAGCTTCGCCGCGAACAAAAACAGCAGGTTGCCGGCCTGGAAGCCTCGAACAACGACCTACGTGAGCGGCTACGGCGGATGGAGGCTCTCGGCGAAAGCCTGCGTGCTATCAGCAGTTCGCTGAGCCTGGATGATGTGCTGCGCCAGATTCTCGACTCGCTGACCCATATGTTGGGCGTGCAGCGCATCGATAATGTGGCGCTGACATTGGCCCGCGATAACGGCCTTGAACACCAGATTCTGCACAACGATGCACAACAATCGGACTGGGCAACCGCCTTGGCGCAAGTCGTTATTACCGAAAAACGAACCGTCTTGCTGGACGCCCACGAGATAGCGCAAGAACCGGTATGGCATTCCCTGGCCGATCAGCAATGGCAGGCCGCGCTCAGTGTTCCTCTCTTCGATCCCGATCAGCCTGACCGGATTCGCGGTGCCCTCAGTGTGGTGAGTCGGCAGAGTGAAGCCTTCTCTCCGGCTGAAGAGCGTCATTTGACCTCGTTTAGCATCCAGGCCATGATTGCGATTCGGAACGCCGAACTCCACGTTCAGTTGAGTCGGCAACAGGCGATGCTCAGCGCCATTCTGCACGATATGGCCGATGGTCTGATCGTGTACGATGAAGCGGGCAACGTCTACCTCGACAACGCCGTAGCACGACAGGCGATAGCGCATAGTGCTGCTTACAATGGCAGACTGGCCGATCATCTGATCGATACGGCACGTCAGCTTTACCAGAGCAAGGTTTCGTTTAGCAAAGAAATTATCGACGGAGAAGCCGAGCAGGCTCGCTGGTACCAGATTCACGCCACTCTGGTGAATCCGTCACCCGATACTTGCCTGGCTGTGCTGGTGTTACACGATATTACCGACCAGAAAGTACAGGAGCGGCAGCGCCGGGAATTTATTGGCAAACTTGCTCATGAGCTGCGTAATCCGCTGAACGTTCTTAACGGTAATCTTGATATTGTCCTTAAGGAAAGTGATAAAGTCGGTACGCTTACCGAAGCGCAACGCTATTTTCTCGGTGAAGTGAAAGACAGTTATAAGCGCTTGTGGAAACGCATCGAGGAGTTGATAGAGATCAATCGTAATGGCACCAGTCAATTGAAGCTGCGCCCGGTGCGCACAAATATTATTGACATTATTATTAACACGTGCGTTCAACAACAACAGCCAGCTAAATCTCACGGCGTCGATCTGTGTTGGGAGGTGCCAGATCAGTTACCCGATATGTTTCTTGATGAGGAACGGATTGGTCAGGTATTGACAAATCTGATTGAGAATGCGATCAAGGCAATGCCCGATGGTGGTCAGATCACCGTGAGTGCCGAACAACAGCAAGATTATGTTCTGGTGCACGTGACCGATACCGGGATCGGTATTCCAGCCGATCAGATTGAAAAGGTGTTTCTGCCCTATCATCAGGTACCAAGCCATGTTAATGGTCGCGAGACGAAAAACACACACCTCGGCCTTGGGCTGGCAATCTGTAAACAATTTGTAGAAGCCCACAATGGCAGAATCTGGATATCGCACAGTGAAGTCGGGAAAGGAACACGCTTTACCTTTTCCCTCCCCATAATGCCCGAGACCGAACAAACGATTAAAACCGGCAGTCAAACCACTGCGTAA
- a CDS encoding response regulator transcription factor has protein sequence MNILVVDDDIPSARMTSYLLEEAGYRVFRAHDASNILQLIEQHNPDLILLDVMMPKIDGFEVCRQIRRNSDIPIIFLSARHQLQDRVMGLQIGGDDYLVKPFEPSELLARVEAVLRRRNADVLNTSTRLSQGNITLDPVEHKVLFTDGRVVELTPLEFRLLYYLMKNSGRILNVTQILSKVWGYDYEGESNLVAVYIRRLRTKVEEDPDHPRHVITVRNLGYKFEP, from the coding sequence ATGAATATTTTGGTTGTTGATGATGACATCCCCAGTGCAAGAATGACTTCTTACTTGCTTGAAGAAGCTGGTTATCGTGTATTTCGGGCACACGATGCATCCAACATTCTCCAGTTGATCGAGCAACACAATCCCGATCTCATCTTGCTGGATGTCATGATGCCTAAAATTGATGGGTTCGAGGTTTGTCGCCAGATTCGACGCAACTCCGACATTCCGATCATCTTCCTCTCGGCTCGCCATCAACTCCAGGATCGGGTGATGGGGCTTCAAATCGGTGGTGACGACTATCTGGTCAAACCGTTTGAACCTTCGGAATTGCTGGCGCGTGTTGAAGCTGTCTTACGACGACGCAACGCCGATGTGCTCAACACCTCGACCCGTCTCAGTCAGGGCAATATCACGCTCGATCCCGTCGAACACAAAGTTCTCTTCACCGACGGTCGCGTTGTGGAATTGACCCCACTCGAATTTCGATTGCTCTACTACCTGATGAAGAATTCGGGACGCATCTTGAACGTAACCCAAATTTTGAGTAAAGTATGGGGGTACGACTACGAAGGTGAAAGCAATCTGGTCGCCGTCTACATCCGCCGTCTGCGTACAAAGGTAGAGGAAGACCCGGATCATCCACGTCACGTCATTACAGTACGTAATCTCGGCTATAAGTTTGAGCCATAG
- a CDS encoding ATP-dependent helicase, which yields MEQLNLLNPAQRAAVTAPIGPILVKAGAGSGKTRVLTLRIAYLITHYGVAPQQILAVTFTNKAAREMRERLSNLPGLRIRGLTSGTFHAICTRILRESIEGRLKGYTSSFSIYAGEEQLQLAAEALAGVGETPPRLIEADEVLRLISRAKSRMLTPRLMARFATDPLDRFIAACYRRYQRALEQANALDFDDLILTAYRLLSDDPDLLATYQQRWQHVLVDEYQDTDPSQHALIELLTRPTAQRPRSLFVVGDAMQSIYGFRNADHSIINRFATDFPDARVIELTTNYRSRQPILDAAYAIIRHSRSVAPMELRAAARNVDERCVLISEARDSRDEADQVARSIADLQRQGRRLRDIAVLYRTRHMSRPFEQALRHARIPYQVRGGVSFFDRAVVRDALAYLRCIANPADNLSLTRIANVPARGLGGQALATIAAYAAAQSLPISTALGHARNIPGLSPRAVEGAHRLFALLQRWWRLAESTMPPDHVLADVLEQSGYMAALAERFDAEELAEARAHLQELLRAAEEHTDLRSFLQEVALMTNTDDEDDERDRVQLLTIHAAKGLEWPFVFVVGLEEGTLPHERSIGDPAAIEEERRLCYVALTRAAERLYLSWTASRQRGQRLKPSRFLDEIIAFGRERARGR from the coding sequence ATGGAACAACTCAACCTGCTGAATCCCGCCCAGCGCGCGGCTGTTACTGCCCCAATTGGGCCGATACTGGTCAAGGCCGGGGCCGGTAGTGGCAAAACACGGGTCTTGACGCTGAGGATCGCCTATCTGATTACGCACTACGGGGTAGCGCCGCAGCAGATTCTGGCGGTTACTTTTACCAATAAGGCGGCACGCGAGATGCGTGAGCGGTTAAGCAATCTGCCAGGGCTGCGCATTCGTGGTTTGACCAGCGGTACTTTTCATGCCATCTGCACACGTATCCTGCGCGAGTCGATTGAGGGTCGGCTGAAAGGATATACCTCTTCGTTCTCGATCTATGCCGGCGAGGAGCAATTGCAACTGGCGGCTGAGGCATTGGCGGGCGTAGGCGAGACACCACCCCGGTTGATCGAAGCCGATGAGGTGTTGCGGCTGATTTCACGGGCTAAAAGCCGGATGTTGACCCCACGCCTGATGGCACGGTTCGCCACCGACCCGCTTGATCGCTTTATCGCTGCCTGTTACCGGCGCTATCAGCGGGCACTCGAACAGGCGAATGCCCTCGATTTCGATGATCTGATCCTGACCGCGTATCGCCTGCTGAGCGATGATCCCGATTTGCTGGCAACGTATCAGCAGCGCTGGCAACACGTGCTGGTCGACGAGTACCAGGATACCGATCCGAGTCAGCACGCGCTGATTGAGTTGCTCACCCGGCCAACGGCGCAGCGTCCGCGCTCGCTCTTCGTGGTTGGCGATGCAATGCAGAGTATCTACGGCTTTCGCAACGCCGATCACAGCATTATCAACCGCTTTGCTACCGATTTTCCCGATGCTCGTGTGATCGAGTTGACAACGAACTACCGTTCGCGCCAGCCTATTCTCGATGCGGCTTATGCAATTATTCGCCACAGCCGCAGCGTGGCACCGATGGAATTGCGTGCTGCGGCACGGAATGTTGATGAACGTTGTGTGTTGATCAGCGAAGCCAGAGATAGTCGTGATGAGGCCGATCAGGTAGCTCGTTCGATTGCCGATCTGCAACGGCAAGGGCGACGGTTGCGCGATATTGCCGTGCTCTACCGCACCCGTCATATGAGCCGACCGTTCGAGCAAGCCTTGCGCCATGCCCGGATTCCGTACCAGGTGCGCGGTGGAGTGAGTTTCTTTGATCGGGCGGTGGTGCGTGATGCCCTGGCCTATCTTCGCTGTATTGCCAATCCGGCGGATAACCTCAGTTTGACGCGCATTGCGAATGTGCCGGCGCGAGGGTTAGGCGGGCAGGCGCTGGCAACCATTGCCGCCTATGCGGCAGCCCAATCGTTGCCGATCAGTACAGCTCTTGGCCATGCCCGGAATATTCCCGGTCTGAGTCCACGGGCGGTCGAGGGTGCCCATCGGCTCTTCGCATTGTTGCAACGCTGGTGGCGGTTGGCCGAAAGCACCATGCCGCCGGATCACGTGCTGGCCGATGTGCTGGAGCAGAGTGGGTATATGGCGGCATTAGCTGAACGTTTCGACGCCGAGGAGCTGGCCGAGGCGCGTGCCCATTTGCAGGAGTTGCTGCGGGCAGCGGAAGAGCACACTGATCTGCGTTCGTTCCTGCAAGAAGTTGCGCTGATGACGAATACAGACGATGAAGATGATGAGCGTGATCGGGTTCAGCTCTTGACGATCCACGCCGCCAAGGGGTTGGAGTGGCCATTTGTGTTTGTGGTGGGCTTAGAGGAGGGAACGCTGCCGCACGAACGGAGTATCGGCGATCCGGCGGCTATCGAAGAAGAACGGCGCTTATGCTATGTGGCGCTGACCCGTGCCGCCGAACGGCTCTATCTCTCGTGGACGGCAAGCCGGCAGCGTGGTCAGCGTCTGAAACCGTCGCGTTTTCTCGATGAGATCATTGCATTTGGACGAGAACGTGCGCGAGGGCGATGA
- a CDS encoding protein kinase domain-containing protein translates to MNNPRPFIRSERRQGAENGAELREYRLLERIGQDELAIIYRAIHQTLNRPVYISLLRRHDWISSSRFQLAARLAASLNHPHLLPVIDAGHDERYGDYMVTPYVDARPLSDLLAEGPLELPLAMRIISQIAAALDYLHEQQIIHRDVQPANILVTPQGNAYLTNLSLAAAPDAPDLSQIEEADYVTPYSAPELRLIQHEAHPALDIYSLGAVAYHMLSGELPPTGLIAELDLVGKPPPLTLAERVLLRMLSPQPNLRFTTAGAAANALRLALRTLLDQSTTDMEESRWEACAEWFENPLELALSTDLSNLADQFNDFLSESRKRADKWHRRNYVRQWLNNWSRKNRFRRSSLGQLIELETIASFNIYFYELHVLYETRTKPEVKIRPMNLDERPQAEPALDLWSVPLPIAEEFSSEKGGDIVLPGSRRFFTCTECQGSGQLVCPQCQGKGTIKPRKTRNDETDPVDQTCNRCKGYGKVRCEKCAGNGNLVEEKVFHWSRRAVEHQNDDDSEGLPNNVRTLLRQRAQPVYEAEIDLFDSQWRSVGTLSDLIDRAIANAGEHTRPIRAKLRIRGVTMTQINGLLDGQECELYLIGPDDTLVSTISLWNIERIALIVSVILLVIVITVTLVTIWL, encoded by the coding sequence ATGAACAATCCACGCCCCTTTATTCGCAGCGAACGACGCCAGGGGGCAGAGAATGGCGCTGAGCTGCGCGAATATCGGCTACTCGAACGCATCGGACAGGATGAACTGGCTATCATCTACCGGGCCATTCATCAGACGCTGAACCGTCCGGTGTATATTTCCCTGTTACGACGCCACGACTGGATTTCCAGTAGCCGGTTTCAACTGGCCGCCCGCCTGGCAGCAAGTTTGAATCATCCCCATCTGTTGCCGGTGATTGATGCCGGTCACGATGAGCGCTACGGCGACTATATGGTAACGCCGTATGTCGATGCCCGTCCGCTCAGTGATCTACTGGCTGAAGGCCCGCTGGAACTGCCACTGGCTATGCGCATCATTAGCCAGATTGCCGCCGCTCTCGACTATCTCCACGAGCAGCAGATCATTCATCGTGATGTGCAACCGGCGAACATTCTGGTCACGCCGCAGGGCAATGCCTATCTTACCAACCTAAGCCTTGCTGCTGCTCCTGATGCCCCTGATCTGAGCCAGATCGAGGAAGCCGATTATGTAACCCCCTATTCAGCACCTGAACTGCGCCTGATTCAGCACGAGGCGCATCCGGCGCTCGATATTTATAGCCTGGGTGCCGTGGCCTACCATATGCTGAGTGGTGAACTTCCTCCCACCGGTCTGATCGCCGAACTTGATCTAGTCGGTAAACCACCGCCTCTGACCCTGGCCGAACGGGTGCTCTTGCGTATGCTGTCACCGCAACCTAATCTGCGTTTCACAACGGCCGGCGCTGCTGCCAATGCCCTCCGTCTGGCACTGCGTACCCTGCTCGATCAGTCTACCACCGATATGGAGGAGTCGCGTTGGGAAGCCTGTGCCGAGTGGTTTGAAAATCCGCTGGAACTGGCGCTCAGCACCGATCTCTCGAACCTGGCCGACCAGTTCAACGATTTTCTCAGCGAGTCTCGCAAGCGGGCAGATAAGTGGCACCGGCGCAACTATGTGCGGCAGTGGCTCAACAACTGGAGTCGCAAAAATCGTTTTCGGCGCTCTTCACTCGGTCAACTGATCGAGCTTGAGACGATTGCCAGCTTCAATATCTATTTCTACGAATTACATGTTCTCTACGAGACACGCACAAAGCCAGAAGTGAAGATTCGGCCCATGAACCTTGACGAACGACCCCAGGCCGAACCGGCCCTTGATCTCTGGAGCGTGCCACTACCGATAGCAGAGGAGTTTAGTTCGGAAAAAGGCGGTGACATCGTTCTTCCAGGATCACGGCGCTTTTTTACCTGCACTGAATGTCAGGGATCGGGTCAACTGGTATGTCCACAGTGTCAGGGTAAAGGAACGATCAAACCACGGAAGACGCGCAATGACGAGACCGATCCGGTTGATCAGACCTGCAATCGCTGCAAAGGCTACGGGAAAGTGCGGTGCGAGAAGTGTGCCGGGAACGGCAATCTGGTCGAAGAAAAGGTGTTTCACTGGTCGCGGCGGGCGGTTGAGCACCAGAATGATGACGATAGCGAAGGGTTGCCCAATAACGTACGCACCCTGCTACGCCAGCGCGCTCAACCGGTCTACGAAGCCGAGATCGATCTTTTTGATAGCCAATGGCGAAGTGTCGGAACACTGAGTGATCTGATAGACAGAGCAATTGCTAACGCCGGCGAACATACCCGACCGATACGTGCCAAACTCCGCATCAGGGGCGTGACGATGACGCAGATCAACGGCTTGCTTGATGGTCAGGAATGCGAGCTGTATCTCATCGGCCCAGATGATACGCTGGTGAGCACAATTAGTCTGTGGAATATCGAACGCATTGCCCTGATTGTATCGGTCATCCTGCTCGTGATCGTGATAACAGTAACACTGGTGACGATCTGGCTATAG